Part of the Dethiobacter alkaliphilus AHT 1 genome, ATTGCCCATCCTGACGGAGTTCTAACCCGCTATGCACATCTGGAAAGTGTGGACGAATCAATCCGGGTGGGCTCTGATGTTACCCGTGGACAGGTGATCGGTACGGTGGGTAACTCCGGTACCCGCTACAGCATTGTGGGCGGCAGCCGCTTTTTTGACGGTGCACCACATCTGCATTTTGAAGTATGGCATGATGGAACCTTTTTGGGTGAAGGGCGCCCGTTTTCCGAGATCCGGACCATCTACCATAATATTTTTCACACTGACAATTAACAGCACAGAAGGGGCCTCGCAGAAATGCGAGGCCCCTTCTGTTAACAACCACAGCCGTCATCACGGGAACCGCAGGTTGGCTCACGTCCAGTGAGCTTGCCAAGAATGATGGCGTACGCTCAGCCTACCCCGGAGTGGACCGTGATGGCTTCTGTCGGGCAGTTTCTGGCACAGGCTCCGCATTCCATACAAGCTTCTTTGTTGGCAATGCGGCTTTTTTTATTCTCCATGGCAAAGACCTGATGGGGACAGACCTCTGTGCAAAGACGGCAGCCGCTGCATTTATCCGTATCCAGTTTTAGTGTGGTGACGTTCTTTAAATATGTCAGGCCCATTTTTTCCCTCCTTAACCTCTAAAAAGCATAATTTTATAAGCTATGGCCAGTCCCAGGCCAATCAGTGTACCTACTGCAAGCAGGGGTATTGTGTAAAGCGTTTCTTTCTGCACACCGGATACCGAGGTGTAGGTTGTGGAGCCGGTAAAATTGAGAGCAAAGAAAGAGGTCAGTGCTGTGAGAAAGAGGATATTTGCCGCAGCCACCAGACTGTTTTCAGGAAAGTTGAATAAGGCGTAATGCCTGACGGTAAATGCAGACCAGGCCAGGCCCAGCAAAAGCCCCTTGGCAGCAAAGCTGCGAAAGGGAATGTAGGGCAGCAGGGCGGCAATGCCCACGGTGCCCAATACAATAGCAATGACATAGGGAACCAGGTTGGAAACACTTTGCATAAAAGATGAAAGGAAGTCAACTTCACCCGGTGAAACCAGGTTAAATAATAAGAGCAGTATAAAAAGCGCCGGTACCACTTTAAAGATATAATTTAGCTCCACCGGTATAACGATAAGCCGGTCCACCAGGGTGAAATGTACTTTGCGCATGGCTGTTGTAGCTTGGCCGTTTTGCAGAAAAGCCGGCAGGTCCTTTGCATAAACGGGGCCATAACTCACCTTAAAGCCGGTGTTTTTGCGCACCTCATGGGCTGCCACTCCGGGTGCCCCCAGTTGCGGCAAAATGATGTTTTTATGTGAGACTACTTTTTCCAGCCGGGCCAGTTCAATTCTTCTGATCAGCTCTGCTGTGCCAAAAGTGCCTTTTC contains:
- the hgcB gene encoding mercury methylation ferredoxin HgcB; its protein translation is MGLTYLKNVTTLKLDTDKCSGCRLCTEVCPHQVFAMENKKSRIANKEACMECGACARNCPTEAITVHSGVG
- the hgcA gene encoding mercury methylation corrinoid protein HgcA — translated: MEKNKPCCAPKCCDTAQSFESQNSNFPSWVVDEIDTPIGKIPRIKTQTDFSDALGALKVRLGINRDNYKVPPGLYAVGDPTENSPVLATANYKLTFDGLRKELPGQNLWIIVLDTRGINVWCAAGKGTFGTAELIRRIELARLEKVVSHKNIILPQLGAPGVAAHEVRKNTGFKVSYGPVYAKDLPAFLQNGQATTAMRKVHFTLVDRLIVIPVELNYIFKVVPALFILLLLFNLVSPGEVDFLSSFMQSVSNLVPYVIAIVLGTVGIAALLPYIPFRSFAAKGLLLGLAWSAFTVRHYALFNFPENSLVAAANILFLTALTSFFALNFTGSTTYTSVSGVQKETLYTIPLLAVGTLIGLGLAIAYKIMLFRG